In Carya illinoinensis cultivar Pawnee chromosome 7, C.illinoinensisPawnee_v1, whole genome shotgun sequence, the following are encoded in one genomic region:
- the LOC122314672 gene encoding cold shock protein 1-like gives MAEERSTGVVRWFNDVKGFGFITPDDGGEDLFVHQSAIKCEGFRSLAEGERVEFQIELGVNERTKAVNVTGPDGSPLQGNKKDGYIRSGRGGGGGWRSGGCYNCGDPRHLARDCYKGNSGGGGGGGCFNCGEVGHMARDCPNGNNGGGGGGGACYTCGGFGHLARDCRGGGSAGGGACFSCGGFGHLARDCRNNGVSGRFSGGGGGGGRRGCFNCGKQGHLAKECPDVA, from the coding sequence ATGGCGGAAGAGAGATCGACTGGTGTGGTACGATGGTTCAACGATGTCAAGGGTTTCGGGTTCATCACGCCCGACGACGGAGGAGAAGATCTGTTCGTCCATCAGTCCGCCATCAAATGCGAGGGTTTTCGTAGCCTGGCTGAGGGCGAGCGCGTCGAGTTCCAGATCGAGCTCGGCGTTAACGAGAGAACCAAGGCCGTGAATGTCACCGGTCCCGACGGatctcccctccagggcaacaAGAAGGACGGTTACATACGGTCCGGACGCGGAGGTGGTGGAGGTTGGAGAAGCGGCGGTTGTTACAATTGTGGCGATCCTAGGCACCTGGCCAGGGATTGTTACAAAGGGAACAgcggcggcggcggcggcggtGGCTGTTTCAATTGTGGTGAGGTTGGGCACATGGCTAGGGACTGTCCTAACGGAAACAATGGCGGCGGCGGTGGTGGTGGCGCGTGTTATACCTGTGGTGGGTTCGGACACTTGGCAAGGGACTGCAGGGGTGGCGGTAGTGCTGGCGGTGGCGCATGCTTTTCATGTGGGGGATTCGGTCACCTTGCTAGGGATTGCCGCAACAACGGCGTTTCCGGGAGGTTCAGTGGTGGCGGTGGCGGCGGAGGAAGGAGAGGCTGTTTCAACTGTGGGAAACAAGGACACCTTGCCAAAGAGTGCCCTGACGTAGCTTGa